A region from the Silene latifolia isolate original U9 population chromosome 7, ASM4854445v1, whole genome shotgun sequence genome encodes:
- the LOC141591206 gene encoding ethylene-responsive transcription factor ERF017-like has product MDTYNITLNKNDNPSSSSSSPDTSKKSSCKYTGVRLRKWGKWVSEIRLPNSRERIWLGSYDTAEKAARAFDAAQFCLRGKSANFNFPNDPPDIPGGQSMSRSEIQAAAARFANLAATATQEPELVESMVTTYSPTISEGTVQMDSEMTRAEMSFHEQLSLSATLGSGNYVSEYGYFTGFDDYLTGEYHTVSQPDNYCGYNEEDIYDTSLYHDTCLWNF; this is encoded by the coding sequence ATGGATACTTATAATATTACTTTAAACAAAAACGACAACCCTTCGTCGTCGTCGTCATCACCGGACACATCGAAGAAGTCGTCGTGTAAGTATACGGGTGTGCGATTAAGGAAATGGGGAAAATGGGTGTCCGAAATCCGTCTCCCGAATAGTCGGGAGAGGATTTGGTTAGGATCATATGACACGGCCGAAAAAGCAGCACGTGCATTCGACGCTGCACAATTTTGCTTACGTGGAAAGTCAGCTAATTTTAATTTTCCGAATGACCCGCCTGATATTCCAGGGGGTCAATCAATGAGTCGTTCGGAAATTCAAGCTGCTGCAGCCAGGTTCGCGAACCTGGCCGCAACAGCAACTCAAGAACCGGAACTAGTTGAGTCTATGGTTACTACTTATTCACCAACAATTTCTGAAGGCACGGTCCAAATGGATAGTGAAATGACGAGGGCAGAAATGTCTTTTCACGAGCAGTTGAGTTTAAGTGCGACACTCGGGTCGGGTAATTATGTATCTGAGTACGGGTATTTTACCGGGTTTGATGATTATTTGACCGGTGAATATCATACCGTTTCACAACCCGATAATTATTGTGGATATAATGAAGAGGATATTTATGATACATCACTTTACCATGACACGTGCCTTTGGAATTtctaa